The proteins below are encoded in one region of Aquisphaera giovannonii:
- a CDS encoding alpha/beta hydrolase, whose translation MTNVLYLSILALAAADAADEGPRGVHRDIAYSDAGGARTRLDVYSGRGGKDRACIVWIHGGAWEFGSKALVGAKPGAFNERGYLFLSVEYRLHPAVSYREQAGDIAAAVRWARDHAAEYGGDPRRIYLMGHSAGAHLAALVATDGRYLRKAGLRLKDLSGVILLDGAGYDIPRQIRSAGRSPRLRALYLDVFGDDPARQADASPIEHVAAGKGIPPFLILHVADRPDSRMQSLSLAERLRASGVPAEVIPAEGKTHMTINRELGRAGDPPTDAVFAFLRVRDGRRSARGSESLKP comes from the coding sequence ATGACGAACGTGCTGTACCTCTCGATCCTGGCCCTGGCCGCCGCGGACGCCGCGGACGAGGGTCCCAGGGGAGTCCACCGGGACATCGCCTACTCCGACGCGGGAGGGGCCCGAACCCGGCTCGACGTCTATTCCGGGCGGGGAGGCAAGGACCGGGCGTGCATCGTCTGGATCCACGGCGGCGCCTGGGAGTTCGGGAGCAAGGCCCTCGTCGGGGCCAAGCCCGGGGCCTTCAACGAGCGCGGGTACCTGTTCCTCAGCGTCGAGTATCGGCTGCACCCGGCCGTCTCCTACCGCGAGCAGGCCGGGGACATCGCCGCGGCCGTCCGCTGGGCCCGCGACCATGCCGCCGAATACGGCGGCGACCCGCGGCGCATCTACCTCATGGGCCACAGCGCGGGGGCGCATCTCGCGGCGCTGGTCGCGACGGATGGCCGCTACCTCCGGAAGGCCGGCCTCCGGCTGAAGGACCTCTCCGGGGTCATCCTCCTGGACGGCGCCGGCTACGACATCCCGCGGCAGATCCGGTCGGCAGGCCGATCGCCGCGACTCAGGGCGCTCTACCTGGACGTCTTCGGCGACGATCCCGCGAGGCAGGCCGACGCGTCCCCGATCGAGCACGTCGCCGCGGGCAAAGGGATCCCGCCCTTCCTGATCCTGCACGTGGCGGACCGCCCGGATTCGAGGATGCAGTCGCTGTCGCTGGCGGAGCGGCTCCGGGCCTCGGGCGTGCCCGCCGAGGTCATCCCGGCCGAGGGCAAGACGCACATGACCATCAATCGCGAGCTGGGCCGGGCCGGGGACCCGCCGACCGACGCCGTCTTCGCCTTCCTGCGGGTTCGCGACGGCCGGCGATCGGCCCGCGGATCGGAGAGCTTGAAACCTTGA
- the dps gene encoding DNA starvation/stationary phase protection protein Dps, with amino-acid sequence MPKLHAPSHPAAATPFPTKNDLGADVREKVIAILNARLADAVDLHSQVKHAHWNVKGPNFIALHKLFDDIHADVLEYVDEIAERAVQLGGVALGTVRSAAEHSQLAEYPATAVDGVEHVAALSSALAAFGKAAREAIDETDGLGDADTADLFTGVSRGIDKWLWFVEAHAQGRA; translated from the coding sequence ATGCCGAAGCTCCATGCACCTTCGCATCCGGCCGCTGCCACGCCGTTCCCGACCAAGAACGACCTGGGCGCGGATGTCCGCGAGAAGGTCATCGCGATCCTCAACGCCCGGCTGGCCGATGCGGTGGATCTGCACTCGCAGGTGAAGCACGCCCACTGGAATGTGAAGGGACCCAACTTCATCGCCCTGCACAAGCTGTTCGACGACATCCACGCCGACGTCCTGGAGTACGTGGACGAGATCGCGGAGAGGGCCGTCCAGCTCGGCGGTGTTGCGCTGGGGACGGTGCGTTCGGCCGCGGAGCACAGCCAGCTCGCCGAGTACCCGGCGACGGCCGTGGACGGCGTGGAGCATGTCGCGGCGCTCTCGTCGGCGCTCGCGGCGTTCGGCAAGGCCGCCCGCGAGGCGATCGACGAGACCGACGGCCTGGGCGACGCCGACACGGCGGACCTGTTCACCGGCGTCTCGCGCGGGATCGACAAGTGGCTCTGGTTCGTCGAGGCGCACGCCCAGGGCAGGGCCTGA
- a CDS encoding hemolysin family protein, with amino-acid sequence MITLSPLALATLALPAMLLYMAAVALAKAFHSYSRSRLEEYCEDRGQPTRADEVAHLDERTERACEMISVAAGLLATGLLVLAVDRSPVHAGGGLLLLVAVLGGLTYSIAAVAGRVFAEPLIFAAWPLARLLRATAWPLNHAEELIEGFAERWGADPEAGPRPTSVEVEILAEDGESPDDVDADLPESTRTLLQHAVELTRADVSEFMIPATAIVSLPATVTARQASEAFRRTGRSRIPLYGTNRDDIVGILIGKDLWERMISAGDPDSVTPRDLVRPAFFVPETRNAFELIGDLRGHRTQMAVVLDEYGGVAGLVTLEDLLEQLVGPIDDEHDVPARTDGITALGGTRYELAGGLPIETLNERLGLHLPTEDDFETVAGLALHELGRLPDEGESFSYDGIRFQVVEVRDHQIRRVLMDLQPVPSR; translated from the coding sequence GTGATCACCCTGTCCCCACTCGCGCTCGCCACGCTGGCGCTCCCGGCGATGCTCCTCTACATGGCCGCCGTCGCGCTGGCGAAGGCCTTCCACTCCTATTCCCGGAGCCGGCTGGAGGAATACTGCGAGGACCGCGGGCAGCCGACCCGCGCCGACGAGGTCGCGCACCTGGACGAGAGGACCGAGCGGGCCTGCGAGATGATCTCGGTGGCGGCCGGGCTCCTGGCGACGGGGCTCCTCGTGCTGGCCGTCGATCGGTCCCCGGTCCACGCCGGCGGCGGGCTCCTGCTCCTCGTCGCGGTGCTGGGCGGCCTGACGTACTCGATCGCCGCCGTGGCCGGTCGCGTGTTCGCCGAGCCGCTCATCTTCGCGGCCTGGCCGCTCGCCCGCCTCCTCCGGGCGACCGCCTGGCCCCTCAATCACGCCGAGGAATTGATCGAGGGCTTCGCCGAGCGGTGGGGCGCAGACCCCGAGGCCGGCCCGCGCCCCACCAGCGTGGAGGTGGAGATCCTGGCGGAGGACGGCGAGAGCCCGGACGACGTGGACGCCGACCTCCCGGAATCGACGCGGACCCTGCTCCAGCACGCCGTCGAGCTGACCCGGGCGGACGTGTCCGAATTCATGATCCCCGCGACCGCCATCGTCAGCCTCCCCGCGACGGTCACCGCCCGCCAGGCGTCCGAGGCCTTCCGGCGCACGGGACGCAGCCGCATCCCGCTCTACGGGACCAATCGGGACGACATCGTCGGCATCCTCATCGGCAAGGACCTGTGGGAGCGGATGATCTCCGCGGGCGACCCGGACTCCGTGACCCCGCGGGACCTCGTCCGCCCGGCCTTCTTCGTCCCGGAGACCCGGAACGCCTTCGAGCTGATCGGCGACCTCCGCGGCCACCGCACGCAGATGGCCGTCGTGCTCGACGAGTACGGCGGGGTCGCGGGCCTGGTCACCCTGGAGGACCTGCTGGAGCAGCTCGTCGGGCCGATCGACGACGAGCACGACGTCCCCGCGCGCACCGACGGGATCACCGCCCTCGGGGGCACGCGTTACGAGCTCGCCGGCGGCCTGCCGATCGAAACCCTCAACGAGCGGCTGGGCCTCCACCTCCCCACCGAGGACGACTTCGAGACCGTCGCGGGCCTCGCCCTGCATGAGCTGGGGCGGCTCCCGGACGAGGGCGAGAGCTTCTCCTACGACGGCATCCGATTCCAGGTCGTGGAGGTCCGCGACCACCAGATCCGCCGCGTGCTCATGGACCTCCAGCCCGTCCCCTCGCGATAG
- the ybeY gene encoding rRNA maturation RNase YbeY: MPSPPEHRPPAVAEAIDVEVSDTQSHLAVDPGRLARLAGDVLRGEGIDAASISIALVDDPTIHRINRDHLDHDWPTDVISFALSDPGDRRLVGELVISTEMARSTAAELAEDPSDELELYVVHGLLHLCGYDDTSDEAALRMGERQRAILEGRRASTPRGLVP, translated from the coding sequence ATGCCCAGCCCCCCAGAGCACAGGCCGCCCGCCGTCGCCGAGGCCATCGACGTCGAGGTCTCGGATACCCAGAGCCACCTGGCCGTCGATCCGGGCCGGCTCGCGCGGCTCGCCGGCGACGTCCTCCGCGGAGAGGGCATCGACGCCGCGTCGATCTCGATCGCCCTGGTGGACGACCCGACGATCCACCGGATCAATCGGGACCACCTGGACCACGACTGGCCGACCGACGTGATCAGCTTCGCCCTGTCCGACCCGGGCGATCGCCGCCTCGTCGGCGAGCTCGTCATCTCCACCGAGATGGCCCGCTCGACGGCCGCCGAGCTCGCCGAGGACCCCTCGGACGAGCTGGAGCTGTACGTCGTCCACGGCCTCCTGCATCTCTGCGGATACGACGACACGAGCGACGAGGCCGCCCTACGCATGGGCGAGCGGCAGCGGGCCATCCTGGAAGGCCGCAGGGCGTCCACGCCCCGGGGGCTCGTCCCGTGA
- a CDS encoding HD family phosphohydrolase: MARQRASLIGLSIIVASVLATAAIVHGAGPPFTYRIGQRPDREIRVKVREFKIRNQTKTSNDRQAAADKVPPSMVNDPAPLRDLADRLDDLTVTIAKSSRIEDLPEVVRSSWKLRPEAYLDIKAATDTPQRRDNLHAQLIKAFEPLIANGVLGPEALPRNEEASAQLAIHGLGQPRDAASLVPRERVVPERIVKPDGSVHRDFVSAFTSPRLGEALFQLVADRIGGRPTLTFEPEVTARLREEARDAVEEKFDTYKLGQVLVEQGQSIGEEQLILLRMEHEAAVKALSVGSRCQRAAGILALVVALFLLTGYYIYRHEPRIAESIRHIATVCGLVVVCMAVVRMLANQTWNAELVPVAIGAMMLAVAYDPNFALMATFGLSILTCLALGGGMSLFLVVMGGTAAGVLALNEVRTRTKLIKVGATAALGYLLMTWATGLWEHQPLDLVRSDGFWRAGWGLMSGFFLGGSLPFLESTFGMVTGISLLELGDITHPLLQELVRRAPGTHNHSITVGAIAEAAAERIGANALLVRIGAYFHDIGKMLKPHYFVENQVGATSRHANLAPAMSTLIIVGHVKDGVDLGRQHHLPEPIIDLIEQHHGTTLVEYFYHEANRRCVDGSTVHESAFRYPGPKPQTREAAILMMSDAVESASRSLSEPTPSRLEGLVSDMIDKRLRDGQFDECSLTLRQIAEVRDSLIKSLIAIYHGRVKYPEQRTA; this comes from the coding sequence TTGGCCAGGCAGCGGGCCAGCCTGATCGGCCTGTCGATCATCGTCGCCAGCGTGCTCGCCACCGCGGCGATCGTCCACGGCGCCGGGCCGCCGTTCACCTACCGCATCGGCCAGCGGCCCGACCGCGAGATCCGCGTGAAGGTCCGCGAGTTCAAGATCCGCAACCAGACGAAGACGAGCAACGACCGCCAGGCGGCCGCGGACAAGGTGCCGCCCTCGATGGTCAACGACCCGGCGCCCCTGAGGGACCTCGCCGACCGGCTGGACGACCTCACCGTCACCATCGCCAAGTCGAGCCGGATCGAGGACCTGCCCGAGGTCGTCCGCAGCTCGTGGAAGCTCCGGCCGGAGGCCTACCTCGACATCAAGGCCGCGACCGACACGCCCCAGCGCAGGGACAACCTCCACGCCCAGCTCATCAAGGCCTTCGAGCCCCTCATCGCCAACGGCGTCCTGGGCCCCGAGGCCCTGCCGCGGAACGAGGAGGCCAGCGCCCAGCTCGCGATCCACGGGCTGGGCCAGCCCCGGGACGCGGCGTCGCTGGTGCCCCGCGAGCGCGTCGTCCCGGAGCGGATCGTGAAGCCGGACGGCTCGGTGCACAGGGATTTCGTCTCGGCGTTCACCTCCCCCAGGCTCGGCGAGGCCCTCTTCCAGCTCGTGGCCGACCGGATCGGCGGCCGCCCGACCCTGACCTTCGAACCCGAGGTCACCGCCCGCCTCCGCGAGGAGGCCCGCGACGCGGTCGAGGAGAAGTTCGACACCTACAAGCTCGGCCAGGTCCTCGTCGAGCAGGGGCAGTCCATCGGCGAGGAGCAGCTCATCCTGCTCCGCATGGAGCACGAGGCGGCCGTGAAGGCGCTCTCGGTGGGCTCGAGGTGCCAGCGGGCCGCGGGCATCCTGGCCCTGGTCGTGGCCCTCTTCCTCCTGACCGGATACTACATCTACCGGCACGAGCCGAGGATCGCCGAGAGCATCCGCCACATCGCGACGGTCTGCGGGCTGGTCGTGGTGTGCATGGCCGTGGTCCGGATGCTGGCCAACCAGACGTGGAACGCGGAGCTCGTCCCGGTGGCCATCGGCGCCATGATGCTGGCCGTGGCCTACGACCCGAACTTCGCCCTCATGGCGACCTTCGGGCTCTCGATCCTCACCTGCCTGGCGCTCGGGGGCGGCATGAGCCTGTTCCTGGTGGTGATGGGCGGGACGGCCGCCGGCGTGCTCGCCCTGAATGAGGTCCGCACCAGGACCAAGCTCATCAAGGTGGGCGCGACCGCCGCGCTGGGCTATCTCCTCATGACCTGGGCCACGGGCCTGTGGGAGCACCAGCCGCTGGACCTCGTCCGCAGCGACGGCTTCTGGCGGGCCGGCTGGGGGCTCATGTCCGGCTTCTTCCTGGGCGGCAGCCTGCCGTTCCTGGAGAGCACCTTCGGGATGGTCACGGGGATCAGCCTGCTGGAGCTGGGCGACATCACCCACCCGCTGCTCCAGGAGCTGGTCCGCCGCGCCCCGGGCACGCACAACCATTCGATCACCGTCGGCGCCATCGCCGAGGCCGCCGCGGAGCGGATCGGCGCCAACGCCCTGCTGGTCCGGATCGGGGCCTACTTCCACGACATCGGCAAGATGCTCAAGCCGCACTACTTCGTGGAGAACCAGGTCGGCGCGACGAGCCGCCACGCCAACCTCGCGCCGGCGATGAGCACCCTGATCATCGTCGGGCACGTGAAGGACGGGGTGGATCTGGGCCGCCAGCATCACCTGCCCGAGCCGATCATCGACCTGATCGAGCAGCACCACGGCACCACGCTCGTCGAATACTTCTACCACGAGGCGAATCGCCGCTGCGTGGACGGCTCGACGGTCCACGAGAGCGCCTTCCGCTACCCCGGGCCCAAGCCGCAGACGCGCGAGGCGGCCATCCTGATGATGTCCGACGCCGTGGAGAGCGCCAGCCGCTCCCTATCGGAGCCCACGCCGTCTCGGCTCGAGGGCCTCGTCAGCGACATGATCGACAAGCGCCTCCGCGACGGGCAGTTCGACGAATGCAGCCTGACGCTCCGCCAGATCGCGGAGGTCCGGGACAGCCTGATCAAGTCGCTCATCGCCATCTACCACGGCCGGGTCAAGTACCCCGAACAACGCACCGCGTGA